One stretch of Sebastes umbrosus isolate fSebUmb1 chromosome 5, fSebUmb1.pri, whole genome shotgun sequence DNA includes these proteins:
- the rasl11b gene encoding ras-like protein family member 11B, translated as MRLIQNMTTIAEYPTPECSVPNRVIKMAVIGGSGVGKTALVVRFLTRRFIGDYERNAGNLYSREVQVDGEQVTIQVQDTPGVEMTDNSINLPDHVTCSIQWADAVVLVYSVTDRRSFDLIEQLHQQVVRTGGANMPPVILLANKADLLHLRRVDSQQGPLLAGTLGCSFYEVSASEDYSQVHKAFHRLCCTLAKQQPPPASNNSAAGTATEKRRSPLIPRPKSPNMQDLKRRFKQALSAKVRTVTSV; from the exons ATGCGTCTGATCCAGAACATGACGACCATTGCGGAGTATCCAACCCCGGAGTGCTCGGTGCCAAACCGGGTCATTAAGATGGCTGTGATCGGAGGCAGTGGTGTGGGCAAAACAG CTCTGGTGGTGAGATTCCTAACGAGGCGCTTCATAGGAGACTATGAGAGAAATGCTGGTAATCTGTACTCCAGAGAGGTCCAGGTGGATGGAGAGCAGGTGACCATCCAGGTTCAAGACACTCCTGGTGTGGAG ATGACTGATAACAGCATCAATCTCCCCGATCACGTGACCTGCTCCATCCAGTGGGCGGATGCCGTGGTACTGGTGTACTCCGTGACCGACCGCCGCAGCTTCGATTTGATCGAACAGCTGCACCAGCAGGTCGTTCGCACCGGCGGCGCCAACATGCCCCCGGTGATCCTGCTGGCCAACAAGGCGGACCTGCTGCACCTGAGGCGGGTGGACTCCCAGCAGGGCCCTCTGCTGGCGGGCACCCTGGGCTGCTCTTTCTACGAGGTATCCGCCAGCGAGGACTACAGCCAGGTGCACAAGGCCTTCCACCGGCTGTGCTGCACGCTGGCCAAGCAGCAGCCGCCACCGGCCTCCAACAACTCTGCTGCCGGCACCGCCACGGAGAAGAGGCGCTCGCCACTCATCCCAAGGCCGAAGTCGCCCAACATGCAGGACCTGAAGAGGCGATTCAAGCAAGCGCTGTCGGCCAAAGTCAGGACTGTGACCTCTGTGTGA